The sequence AATACCAATCAATCCTGAGGGAATTCGTGGATAAGCTGAACTCGGTGGCGCCTTACGACGTGAAGACCAAGCAGGAAATCATAGCTTGGATGCAGCAGCAAATGCCTGGTATAGGAGAGATCAGGCTTAAATTGGCAGAAAAAATCGCGGCAGAAAATGAGCAATGGGATAACGAGGTAAGACAAATAAGGGCTTGCTGGGAAAGAGAAAGAGACTTGGGGAGTCTGAATGCAGGAATGCTTCATTTGAGGGAAAGAATAAGAGAAAGGGAAAGAGTAATGGAACGGTACTTGAAGACAGAAAACTTATTGGAGAATCTCTGCTTGAGGATAAGAGTACATGAAAACTTGGCTCTTACTTGGCAAGAGGCTAGAGAGAAAGGAGAAAACATTCTACGCACAAAGTTCAACCAACTGTTGGGATTCTTTGAGAACAAATATCCAGAAGTGGAAGCCATGTTAATGATTGCCCCTGAGAACTCTCCTGGGAAAAAAGCAGCACAAAGACTTGTGGACCTAGCTTTGAGGGAAAACAAGTTGGCTCTGTACGCTTACGATGAAAATTTGCTCGGTAGGGCAGTAGGACTCATGACTTCGGCAGTGATGCATCTCAGAAATGCGGAACATATCCTAGAACACGCACAGGAATGGGAACCCCAATACGTCCAGCAATGGTACCAATGGCGGGAAAGGTGGATGGAACTCAAGGAAGAGTTCAAAGAATTGTGGGAAAACGTGCAGCAAAACCTAGAACAGTTCAGAAACCGTATAAAGGAGAGATGGGGGAAATAATTTTTCCTTCTTTTTCTTTTTAGAGAATTACCTTTTCATCAAAACCACGGAGCTCACAGGTACTTCGTCTGCGATCCTATAATTTGTTAATTTTTCGAGTTCCTCGGCGAAAGATCTTATTTCCTGGTGGGTGGGCATTAGGGAGGGCCCCAACCTCTGTCTGGAATATCCTACCGGAAAGTACCCTTTGGGTTCTACGTAATCAGGGCTTGCTTTTTCTATCAACTTGGCATAACCTTCAGGATCTTTTAAATTCAGACCCCTCACGAGGGTTAGTCTCAGTACTTTTCTACAAGAAAAAGAAGAAAGTAACTCTAGGCTCAAATTAAGTTTTTTCCATCCATCGGGTATTCTGGGTCTACAAACCATCGAATAGGTGGCTTCGTCTGGGGCGGGAAGGGTTAGATAGAGTTGGGTGGGTTCTACTCCCAACTCTTTTAATCTTTCAGGCATAGTCCCGTTACTTACCAGAAAAGTGGTAAAGCCCCTTCGATGGAATTCTTCCAGTAGGGGGGTGAGTAGGGGATAGAGGGTAGGCTCCCCTGCCAAGCTTATAGCAGCGTGCCTTGGGAGTTGTGCTTCCTCCCACTTGGAAAGGTTCACTTTTGGATTACCCTTGAAACCACTCAGAAGTTCCCTCTGGGCTAGGATAGCCCTCTCCACAACTTCTCTTGGATCGTCTGGAGGAAGCTCTTCGTGCGGCTCGAGGGTAGCTTCCACCTTTCTCCAGCAAAAGAGGCACTGATGGGTGCAGTGGAAGAGGGAGGGGGTAAACTGAAGACAGCGCCAAGAAGAAATGCCGTAAAACTTGGACTTATAACATTCGCCTTTTCCCAGCAGGCTCTTTTTGGTCCACAAACAAATCTTCACGGCAGAATTCCTGCCTACGAGCCTGTAACCCTGCCTCAGATAGAGCTCTTCAAACCTTTTGAGCCTTTCCTGCAGGGATCCCTGCATCACTTCATGTAGCACTTCAAGTCTTTTCCAAGTTTTCCTACCGCGTCTGCCCTGCATTGTCTACAATGGATCATTTGATCCACATACCTAGAGCAGAGCTTCTGCAGCCTGGCTTTCTCCTGTGGAGAAGGAGGGGAGAGATGGGAGAATTTGAATTGTGGGATGAGGGGGATGAGGTTCTGCTTATAGACACCCATCCTCCCTATCCTTTTGGCCACTTCCATTACATGCTGGTCGTTCACGGTAGGAATGATGACCGTGTTCACCTTTACCACTATCCCGTTTTTCACGGCTTCCTCCACCCCTTTGAGCTGATTCCTTATGAGCAACCTAGCACCCTCTTCTCCAGTATATTTCTTGCCCTCGTACAGTACCCAGGCGTAAATCTCCGCCCCTATCTTGGGATCTAAGGCGTTGATGGTCACGGTGAGGGTCCCTATCCCCACCTCCATCAGATCCCCCATCCTATCGGGCAGAAGAAGACCATTCGTGCTGAGGCAACGATGTAAGCGTGGGAACCTTCTTTTCACCAATCTGAAGGTCTTGAAGGTTTCCTCGTTGAAAAGGGGTTCCCCTGGCCCTGCTATCGCCACCACCTTTATCCAGGGATGCCTCTTAACCACCTCCTCCAATCTTTGAAGGGCCTGTCTGGGGGTGAGTACTTTACTCGCTACTCCTGGCCTTGATTCGTTGACACAATCGAACTCCCTTACACAGTAGTTACATTGTATGTTACATCTGGGTGCCACGGGGAGATGGATTCTCCCGAAAAGGTGAAGGGCCTCCTTGCTGAAACAAGGATGCTCCTTGATCCTGCGTAGCTGGGATGGATCCCAGGAGACCTTTTCCCCCATCCTCCCCCTTCCACCTCCCCTTTTTTTAGCCTTCCCCGTCCACGGGCTAGGAGATGGGTAGCCTAAGGGAGGAGTTGAGGGAAATCCTCACGGAAGAAGAATTGGCGAAGCTCAGGGCTTTCGACTTGGTGGGAGACATCGGGATCCTCAGGTTACCTCCCGAACTCCTTCCAAAGAAAAGGGAAATAGGGGAGGCCCTCTTGAGGGTTCACCGTCATCTGAAAACAGTGCTTCTCCAGGTCTCTCCCGTCAGGGGAGAGTTTAGGACCAGGAGGCTAGAAGTGATTGCCGGGGAGCCCAAGACGGAGACCGTATACAGGGAGAGTGGATGCATCTTCAAGGTGGACTTGGACAAGGTTTACTTTTCTCCCCGCTTGGCATACGAAAGGATGAGGATAGCCAAACAGGTGAGGGAAGGAGAAGAAGTAACCAATCTTTTCGCCGGAGTGGGATGTTATTCTATCGTCATCGCGAAACACTCCGGTGCGAGGAGGATATATTCCATAGATAAGAATCCTGAGGCCTTCAAGCTCATGTGTGAGAACATCAGAATGAATAGGGTTGGGGAAAAAGTCCTCCCCTTCCTCGGGGATGCCAGGGAAGTGGTTTCCTCGCATCTTCGGAGGAGGGCCGATAGGGTGCTCATGCCCTTGCCCGAGGGTGCCAGGGGGTTCTTGGATACGGCCTTGGAGGCCCTGAAGGAAGAAGGGGGGATCGTTCATTTCTATGACATGGGAGAGGAACCCGATCCCTTCTCCCCTTCCCTCAAGTTCTTGGAGGAAGAGGTGGGAAAAAGGGGGTGGGAGTTGGAAGTACTTGACAAGCGCCGGATAAGATCCT comes from Candidatus Hadarchaeales archaeon and encodes:
- the twy1 gene encoding 4-demethylwyosine synthase TYW1, with protein sequence MQGSLQERLKRFEELYLRQGYRLVGRNSAVKICLWTKKSLLGKGECYKSKFYGISSWRCLQFTPSLFHCTHQCLFCWRKVEATLEPHEELPPDDPREVVERAILAQRELLSGFKGNPKVNLSKWEEAQLPRHAAISLAGEPTLYPLLTPLLEEFHRRGFTTFLVSNGTMPERLKELGVEPTQLYLTLPAPDEATYSMVCRPRIPDGWKKLNLSLELLSSFSCRKVLRLTLVRGLNLKDPEGYAKLIEKASPDYVEPKGYFPVGYSRQRLGPSLMPTHQEIRSFAEELEKLTNYRIADEVPVSSVVLMKR
- the nifB gene encoding nitrogenase cofactor biosynthesis protein NifB, coding for MGEKVSWDPSQLRRIKEHPCFSKEALHLFGRIHLPVAPRCNIQCNYCVREFDCVNESRPGVASKVLTPRQALQRLEEVVKRHPWIKVVAIAGPGEPLFNEETFKTFRLVKRRFPRLHRCLSTNGLLLPDRMGDLMEVGIGTLTVTINALDPKIGAEIYAWVLYEGKKYTGEEGARLLIRNQLKGVEEAVKNGIVVKVNTVIIPTVNDQHVMEVAKRIGRMGVYKQNLIPLIPQFKFSHLSPPSPQEKARLQKLCSRYVDQMIHCRQCRADAVGKLGKDLKCYMK
- a CDS encoding class I SAM-dependent methyltransferase family protein: MGSLREELREILTEEELAKLRAFDLVGDIGILRLPPELLPKKREIGEALLRVHRHLKTVLLQVSPVRGEFRTRRLEVIAGEPKTETVYRESGCIFKVDLDKVYFSPRLAYERMRIAKQVREGEEVTNLFAGVGCYSIVIAKHSGARRIYSIDKNPEAFKLMCENIRMNRVGEKVLPFLGDAREVVSSHLRRRADRVLMPLPEGARGFLDTALEALKEEGGIVHFYDMGEEPDPFSPSLKFLEEEVGKRGWELEVLDKRRIRSYGVRLYHVVLDLLLRPKR